The following proteins are encoded in a genomic region of Xenopus laevis strain J_2021 chromosome 3L, Xenopus_laevis_v10.1, whole genome shotgun sequence:
- the LOC121401230 gene encoding protein spinster homolog 1-like — MAVSNTDNIIYKSVRPYIEEEFEITDFYSSVITLMFVGSCATMAPILFYFWSTFTGLRVISGIVAVMVMFGIGSTLVSEKSFWTFVLLRSLMESVKSHYLAAAPMLVAELFDTDQRH; from the exons ATGGCAGTGAGTAATACGGACAacatcatttataaat ctgTCCGTCCCTACATAGAAGAGGAATTCGAAATAACGGACTTTTATTCGTCAGTTATAACTCTAA TGTTTGTTGGCAGCTGTGCAACCATGGCCCcgatattattttatttctggagTACCTTCACCGGACTAAGAGTAATATCAGGAATTGTCGCCGTAATGGTCATGTTCGGCATTGGCAGTACTTTAGTTTCAGAGAAG TCATTCTGGACGTTTGTGTTACTTCGAAGTCTCATGGAATCCGTAAAAAGCCATTATTTAGCTGCTGCTCCAATGCTGGTAGCAGAACTTTTTGATACTGACCAACGAC ATTGA